GTTCCTGTAAATGTAATACAGGAGAGGGAAATAGCAAATGCGTAACTAATTTAACGGAAACCAAAGTTTACGCTTGCGGGGGTGCCAGTAATGTAGGTATGATATCTTTAGAACTTGCGAAGACATTGCATCTGGAAAATCAATATAAAATGGGTTGTGCATCCGGAATTGCAGCAGGAGAATTTGAAGTGGAAAATACAATTCAACAGGAAGGTAATCAGGATTTGGTGATTGATGGTTGTCCGATTTCGTGTGTGCAAAAAATCTTTGAGCAAAAAGGAATAAAGGGTTTTAAACATTTTATTGTAACGGAATATGGCATTAGCAAAGAAGCTACATTTGAGTTTGAACCCACTTTAGTTAAGCAATTGATAGCTAAAATAAAACAATAAGACATAAGAATAAACTAAGGGCAAAAGCTTATTCCCAAGCATTACAACTTGCTCATTTGTGATGCGCTTCAAGCATATTCTTCCACTTTTCCATTGACGAAATGAAAGACATCAATTTTGTGTATAAAAAATAAGAAAATAATTTCTGATAAAGAGAGGATTACAATGGCTTACGGTAAGATCAAGACAGACCTGCAAAAGCTTTTTGCCGAGCTTAAAGAACAGGGACTTTACAAAGATGAGCGTATTTTAACTACGCCTCAGGATGCTAAAATTGGTGTTGAGGGTGGCAAAGAAGCATTGAATTTCTGTGCCAACAACTATCTTGGATTAGGAAATAATCCTGAAGTTATCAAAGCAGCTCAGGATATTATGAACGATTGGGGTTACGGATGTAATTCTGTTCGTTTTATTTGTGGCACACAAGCAATTCATAAAAAGCTGGAAGCTGAAATGTCCAAATTTTTGGGTATGGAAGACACAATTCTTTATGCTGCCTGTTTTGATGCCAACGGAGGCCTATTTGAACCCCTTTTGGGTGAGGATAGCGCCATTATTTCAGACGAACTAAATCATGCTTCCATCATTGATGGCGTCCGTCTTTGCAAGGCAAAAAGATTGCGTTATAAACATAGCAATATGGAAGAACTGGAAAATGCCCTCAAGGAAAGTCAAGATAGCACCTATCGTTTAATTTGTTCTGATGGCGTATTCAGTATGGATGGCGATATTGCCAAGCTAAATGAAATCTGTGATCTTGCCGATAAATATGACGCAATGGTTATGGTAGATGATTCTCATGCAACAGGTTACATCGGAAAATCCGGCAGAGGAACTCCCGAATATTATGGAGTGACAGACAGAGTAGATATTATTACCACTACTTTTGGCAAAGCATTAGGCGGAGCCAATGGCGGTTGCACTTCCGGACGCAAAGAAATAATTGAATTATTGCGTCAACGAAGCCGTCCATATTTATTCTCTAACACATTGGCACCTTCAATCATTGGCGCCACTTTAAAAGTAATTGATATGCTATCACATTCCAGTGAACTGAGAGATAAAGTATGGGAAAATGCCACCTATTTTAGACAAGAAATGGTGGCTGCCGGTTTTGACATAGTTCCAGGTAACACGGCAATTGTTCCAATTATGCTTTATGATGCACCTTTAGCCATTAAGATGGCTGATATGCTTTTGCAAGAAGGTGTGTATGTAATTGGTTTTGTTTATCCTGTTGTTCCGAAAGGTAAAGCCAGAATTAGAGTTCAACTCTCTGCAGCTCATACCAAGGATGATTTGGATTTCACTATTGCCGCATTCAATAAAATTGGCAAAGAACTGGGTTTAATTTAACAAGTATCAGAGCAGGTGTCGGATTTAATTTACCGGCACCTGTTTTTTCTTAACAATGCCTTTAGGAAATATCTACTTAATTCCCGTTCCAATTGGAAATTTAGGAGATATTACTTTACGAGCGTTGGAACTGCTAAAAAAGGCAGAACTAATTGCTTGTGAAGATACCAGGGTAACTACTTTTCTTCTGAAACAATATGAAATCCCAATTCCGAAACTGATAAGTTTTCATAAATTCAACGAAAAACAGCGGGAAGCATATCTGCTTCAATATTTGGAAAGCGGAAAAGACCTAATGATTGTTTCGGATGCAGGCAGTCCAGCAATCAGCGATCCCGCCGAAAAAATTGTTCAAGTCGCCATCGATAAAGGCATAAAGGTTTTTGCTTTGCCAGGCGCAAGTGCCCTTTTACCAGCGATTAGCGTTTCGGGTTTCTCTACTAAACAGTTTCAATTTGTCGGTTTTTTAGCACAGCAAGCCAAAAAAAGGCGAGAAAAATTACAAGAAATAGCACAATATCCTTATCCCACAATTATTTATGAAGCTCCTCAGCGTTTGCTAAGTTTATTAACAGAATTGCTGCAGCATTGTGGAAACAGGAAAATTTGCATTTGCAGAGAAATAAGCAAACTATACGAAGAGCATATCTATTCTACTTTAGAAGAAATAATCCGAAATCCCGATTTTACTCTGAAAGGGGAATTTTGTTTGGTTTTGGAAGGCAGAAATTTAGAGCAAAATAAACCTTTCCCAATAGATGAAGCTAAAATTGAAGAATACACCTTACAATTTTTAAGGGCGGGACTAAAAACCAAAGAAATAAGCAAAGCCATTGCTCTAAGTTTTTC
This portion of the Candidatus Cloacimonas sp. genome encodes:
- a CDS encoding putative zinc-binding protein, encoding MENKNTCNCSCKCNTGEGNSKCVTNLTETKVYACGGASNVGMISLELAKTLHLENQYKMGCASGIAAGEFEVENTIQQEGNQDLVIDGCPISCVQKIFEQKGIKGFKHFIVTEYGISKEATFEFEPTLVKQLIAKIKQ
- the kbl gene encoding glycine C-acetyltransferase, encoding MAYGKIKTDLQKLFAELKEQGLYKDERILTTPQDAKIGVEGGKEALNFCANNYLGLGNNPEVIKAAQDIMNDWGYGCNSVRFICGTQAIHKKLEAEMSKFLGMEDTILYAACFDANGGLFEPLLGEDSAIISDELNHASIIDGVRLCKAKRLRYKHSNMEELENALKESQDSTYRLICSDGVFSMDGDIAKLNEICDLADKYDAMVMVDDSHATGYIGKSGRGTPEYYGVTDRVDIITTTFGKALGGANGGCTSGRKEIIELLRQRSRPYLFSNTLAPSIIGATLKVIDMLSHSSELRDKVWENATYFRQEMVAAGFDIVPGNTAIVPIMLYDAPLAIKMADMLLQEGVYVIGFVYPVVPKGKARIRVQLSAAHTKDDLDFTIAAFNKIGKELGLI
- the rsmI gene encoding 16S rRNA (cytidine(1402)-2'-O)-methyltransferase, whose translation is MPLGNIYLIPVPIGNLGDITLRALELLKKAELIACEDTRVTTFLLKQYEIPIPKLISFHKFNEKQREAYLLQYLESGKDLMIVSDAGSPAISDPAEKIVQVAIDKGIKVFALPGASALLPAISVSGFSTKQFQFVGFLAQQAKKRREKLQEIAQYPYPTIIYEAPQRLLSLLTELLQHCGNRKICICREISKLYEEHIYSTLEEIIRNPDFTLKGEFCLVLEGRNLEQNKPFPIDEAKIEEYTLQFLRAGLKTKEISKAIALSFSLEPKQAYQFVLKAKKKLKK